Within the Musa acuminata AAA Group cultivar baxijiao chromosome BXJ2-9, Cavendish_Baxijiao_AAA, whole genome shotgun sequence genome, the region AATAAAAGTATTATGCTCCGACCAAGGTCAAAAGAGGTTTTTGACTCAATTCCTTCGACACTTAATAATCCGAGGCCCAAAAATATTGGCTCGAGTAGTTCGAGAAAGGAGAgagttcttttcctttttttagaATATGTTTGTATACTTTAAAGGAAATTTATAATGTCCTTCCTTAtcgtaaaggaaaagaaaagaatttaGAATTATCTTCGTTATCGTAAAGAAAGATAGAGTTTCGGATTGTCTTCCTTATTATACTAATAAGAAGAAAGTTTATATTTGTCAGCTTCAAATGTTTGTACAcgtaggtggaaagagaataattTGGATTACACATGGTGATTGCATATCTAACTGTCGGTAAATTTCCTATCAAGGAGCTTTATCCTTATAATGAAGCTTTGGTTGCCATGAAAATTTATGATTAGGTTTTGGACTAATGCAGGTAATCTATTAGTTAGTTTTGCTCATTTGTGATGTATCCATCATAGACAAAAGGCAACTGAAGCGTACGATGCGTCTTTCACGAATCAGAGCTTTTGAAGTGTCTGATGTTTATTATTACCTGATGTGGGTATATTAAGATATGCACTACATGGGTAGATCAGGAAATCTACAAGTCGAttggcaaatgggtacctaatctACCCGACATAAGCAAATCTCTTAGATTTTATTACCCAATGTAGACAAATTAAGATCTGTCTGATATATCATAGCCAAATTAAGTCAGGCCAAATGGGCTTCCACTGCCCAATGTGGTTGCATGTTGATTGAAGTGTTAGAGCAATCATGTCACCACGATAAGTTCAGTTGATTGAAGTGTTAGAGCAATCATGTCATCCGACCTCGATCTTTATGCAAGTCGATTGCAAAGCATGCACCCAAATCCACATCAAACTTCACATGTCATGAGGAGCTTTATCCTTGCGATAAGCTTCAGTTGCCATCGAAATTTATGATTGGGTTTTGGACTATTGCACGCAATCTATTAGTTAGTCCAGCTCATTTCCAATtttctattttcattattaaTCTGGGGAACAATATCTGCAAATTTTCGGTTAACCttaaaattaacataaaaaaaagagaaaaaaaaacagcAGCAAAGTATCAACCATACTTCCAACTTATTTGATGTAAGAACAGCTGCTAAAGCTTTTCCACAACATGATCTATAGAAAAGTTGTCCACTCACTCCTTGCGACTAAACCTTGATACCTTCCTTGCATTAACCAGATATACCGAAAATAAATCCATTGATTTGAACTAATATGATTTTAGATTTATAAGAATTACATTGATGCAATGGCAGACACAGACAGAGCAAGGCTAATATAACAGGTGGTGTGCCAATGTTAAATAGCATTTAAGAGATTCTGGAACATCAATCCTCTATACTCGAATGGTTAAGCTATAACCTTTTACATGTACAAGTCGACAGTAGTTTTCAGCAAGCATCATGCTTCACAGGATTAAGCATATAGGCATGTAATGATTGATACATATTTACATCAGCAATCTGAAGATAGATTCCTTTTGGTTGGAATTGCTTCAAATACAACCTTTAAGGTGCCATCAGAAATTTTCTGCACTCGGGCTTCTTCTCATCTAACACATCCAATACTAGCTAACGAGTTGATCCAGGCCTCATCTGATTTTACTGACTCGTCATCATCATTCCTGTGCCAACTCCAAAATGCATGTGTCGAATTCACAATCTTCAGTTCTCCATGACCAAAGCTTGCTTCCCTGAAGACTGACCACTCTGGCTTTGGGTTATAAAATCTGCCAATTTGGACCCAAAAATAATGTAGATACGCATTTGGAGAAGACAGGTAATGTCTAAAACAAGCTCAAGTGACATGATTCAAAAATATAAGCATACCTTTGAGCCAAACCTTCCCTGTTACCTCCGTCTCCAATGGTTATGTGCATAAGGCCACAAGGATCAAACCCACCATTGTGGACACGAGTCTAAGGTTTGCATAAAGAATCAAATGTACCATGCTAAGTTATAGTATATATAACATAAAGTATGTCAAGAACTGCAAGCTTACTgttctttcataagcatgcacGTGGCCAGCAATAAAAATATCGACACCAGCAGCATAAAGCAATGACTCCATTGCAGCCATCATGCTTTTTCCTTCACCTTGATGAGCCGAATTGCTGTTATACCATGGTACATGTGATAGAACTATCAGCCAAGGTGTCCTTTCCCGGTCTACCCTAGTGAGATCATCCTATAATTTCAAGCAAAAAAAAATACACCACATGGATCAGAAAATGAATCTGCTTGAGCTATTAATTGATGAAATATAGGAACTATTAAAACGTAAAAACATGAATGAATATTACTAATGGAAAAAAGCAACGGCCAATTTTGTACAGGCAAAAGAATTCATATTTGTGTACATCTGTGCACAAATATTAATATCCATCCAAAGATGAGCAAATGTCTCTCGTCTGTCGGAAAATAAACAATATAATTTAGTTGGAGAGAGAAGAAACAGACCAACCTTTAACCAAGCATATTGATCTGAATTCTCATCATAATCTGTATAAGAACCTAGCATGATAATGTGAACACCTGCAACTTCAAATGAGTAATACAGATTGGATGTAGAACCACTCTCTTCATATGGCATCTTCCACCTTGCATTGTATGCTTGAAATCCAGATTTGAAAAATAGTATACTCTCCTTCTCATGGTTCCCTTCTGTTACCATCCATGGTCTAGTGCTAGCAAGAGGCTGCACCAGTGCACCAAAAGAATCCCACAAGTGCTGATGGTAATCAGCATAGGAAAGATCCCCAGGGAGAAGATGCACATCATATTTACACTGGTTAATGTGTTCTAGAGTTGATTTCGTCCAACCTGTTTGACCAAGATCACCAACTACAGCAAATGCTATTGGAAATTGTGAAGGTGGGGTCTTAAGCTGGAACTCTGGACCTTGTCCCCCACATCGGTAGAAGTAGACTGTATTACTTTGAAGGGGTCCAATAACAACATGATTTATCTTCCCTGAAGAATAGAGTAAATATTTGTAGGATGCACACTCTCCGCGAGATGATGAAGTGTACATTCCTGGTAAAGTTCCATACTCAACTATTGAGGGAGAAGATGCATCACCCGTAATCCATGTTATTCGCATGTGTTCTGCCCCTGCCAAAGAAATGTGAACCTGCAAAAGACAAATTGGATACTAGTGAAGTCCTTTTACACAGAAAAGCCATAAAGTTCATCTTTTGTATTAAATGAGACACAATTGATTCAAAGGAAGATGTTGCTAATATAGAATCACCTCCTGATATACAACACAGTTATATACCTCCAAAAGTCACTCACTACTATACTTCATTCAATACTCTACAAATTGAGTTATTCTGGTTCTTTAAAAACTATCAAGCTAGTGATagaatattaattaaaaattcaAGGAGCAAGTATGCCCCACAAGAG harbors:
- the LOC103998899 gene encoding LOW QUALITY PROTEIN: purple acid phosphatase 18 (The sequence of the model RefSeq protein was modified relative to this genomic sequence to represent the inferred CDS: deleted 1 base in 1 codon) — its product is MGREVTEAAILFFFLCLSSPVTGDGSGEGYVRPLPRQTLSLPWRPKRSSDPQQVHISLAGAEHMRITWITGDASSPSIVEYGTLPGMYTSSSRGECASYKYLLYSSGKINHVVIGPLQSNTVYFYRCGGQGPEFQLKTPPSQFPIAFAVVGDLGQTGWTKSTLEHINQCKYDVHLLPGDLSYADYHQHLWDSFGALVQPLASTRPWMVTEGNHEKESILFFKSGFQAYNARWKMPYEESGSTSNLYYSFEVAGVHIIMLGSYTDYDENSDQYAWLKDDLTRVDRERTPWLIVLSHVPWYNSNSAHQGEGKSMMAAMESLLYAAGVDIFIAGHVHAYERTTRVHNGGFDPCGLMHITIGDGGNREGLAQRFYNPKPEWSVFREASFGHGELKIVNSTHAFWSWHRNDDDESVKSDEAWINSLASIGCVDEKKPECRKFLMAP